The bacterium genome includes a window with the following:
- the tatA gene encoding twin-arginine translocase TatA/TatE family subunit: protein MFSMPGSQELILILIIVLLVFGGKKIPEMMAGIGKGVRSFKKGLNNPDEEEIADLEDKAQRLDKAKKAIEENKKIIEEIGGQKSATATKEEKSA, encoded by the coding sequence ATGTTCAGCATGCCGGGAAGTCAGGAATTAATACTCATCCTCATCATTGTCTTACTCGTCTTCGGCGGGAAGAAGATCCCCGAGATGATGGCGGGCATCGGCAAGGGTGTAAGAAGTTTCAAGAAGGGCCTCAACAACCCCGACGAAGAAGAGATAGCCGATCTCGAAGACAAGGCCCAGAGGCTAGACAAAGCCAAAAAGGCCATCGAAGAGAACAAAAAGATTATCGAAGAAATCGGCGGACAGAAGAGCGCCACGGCCACCAAGGAAGAAAAGTCCGCCTAA